A region from the Lysobacter sp. BMK333-48F3 genome encodes:
- a CDS encoding Glu/Leu/Phe/Val dehydrogenase dimerization domain-containing protein, giving the protein MIFETLDTFGHEQVVFCHNKDAGLKAIIAIHNTVLGPALGGLRMWPYKTEQDALNDVLRLSRGMTYKNAVAGLNIGGGKAVIIGDPSADKSEALFRAFGKFVDSLGGRYITAEDVGIDVNDMEYVYRETEYVTGVHQVHGGSGDPSPFTAYGTLQGLMAALNKRFGDEEVGKYSYAVQGLGHVGMEFVKLLKERGAKIFVTDINKGLVDKAVSEYGAEAVGLDEIYDVNADVYSPCALGGTVNEQTLPRLKAKIICGAANNQLANNAIGDEVAKRGILYAPDYAVNAGGVMNVALELDGYNRERAMRMMRTIYHNLGRIFEIAERDSIPTYTAADRLAEERINAIGKLKLPLGRSTPSFRGRIRGGH; this is encoded by the coding sequence ATGATTTTCGAAACCCTCGACACCTTCGGCCATGAGCAGGTCGTCTTCTGCCATAACAAGGACGCCGGCCTGAAGGCCATCATCGCGATTCACAACACCGTGCTCGGCCCGGCCCTGGGTGGCCTGCGCATGTGGCCGTACAAGACCGAGCAGGACGCGCTCAACGACGTGCTGCGCCTGAGCCGCGGCATGACCTACAAGAACGCGGTCGCCGGCCTCAACATCGGCGGCGGCAAGGCGGTCATCATCGGCGACCCGTCGGCCGACAAGTCCGAAGCCCTGTTCCGCGCCTTCGGCAAGTTCGTCGATTCGCTGGGCGGCCGCTACATCACCGCCGAAGACGTCGGCATCGACGTCAACGACATGGAATACGTGTACCGCGAGACCGAGTACGTCACCGGCGTGCATCAGGTCCACGGCGGTTCGGGCGACCCGTCGCCGTTCACCGCCTACGGCACCCTGCAGGGCCTGATGGCGGCGCTGAACAAGCGCTTCGGCGACGAGGAAGTCGGCAAGTACAGCTACGCCGTGCAGGGCCTGGGCCACGTCGGCATGGAATTCGTCAAGCTGCTCAAGGAGCGCGGCGCGAAGATCTTCGTCACCGACATCAACAAGGGCCTGGTCGACAAGGCTGTGTCCGAGTACGGCGCCGAAGCGGTCGGCCTGGACGAGATCTACGACGTCAACGCCGACGTGTACTCGCCGTGCGCGCTGGGCGGCACCGTCAACGAGCAGACCCTGCCGCGCCTGAAGGCCAAGATCATCTGCGGCGCCGCCAACAACCAGCTGGCCAACAACGCCATCGGCGACGAAGTGGCCAAGCGCGGCATCCTGTACGCGCCGGACTACGCGGTCAACGCCGGCGGCGTGATGAACGTGGCGCTGGAACTCGACGGCTATAACCGCGAGCGCGCGATGCGCATGATGCGCACGATCTACCACAACCTCGGCCGCATCTTCGAGATCGCCGAGCGCGACAGCATCCCGACCTACACCGCCGCCGACCGCCTGGCCGAAGAGCGCATCAACGCGATCGGCAAGCTCAAGCTGCCGCTCGGCCGCAGCACGCCGAGCTTCCGCGGCCGCATCCGCGGCGGTCATTGA